Genomic DNA from Ilyobacter polytropus DSM 2926:
TTATTTAGCTGATTTTTCACAGGCTTGAACTTTTGGTTATGCCCTGACCAGAGGGAGGAAATGCCCTTGGGGTGCTTTTCTTTCAAGAGAAAAGTAACAGGTTCAAATAAAGTCAGTAGTTTAATTTGAAATAAAAGTAGAAACATGGGTTAATTTAAAGAATTAACCCGTATATAAGTGTTGAAAATAATGTCAAGGTAAAACCTATTGCAGACTCATATGGGATCAGTTTAAACCTTTCCTCTAGGTTGGTACTGGTACAGCTAGCAGTTGTATGAAAAAATGATCCGTGGGGAAGATGATCAAAAACTGTTGCCCCAGCATGGAGCATTGCGGCCCCATAAAGTGATTTTACTCCTGCTGCTACAATAGCTGTTGAAAAAGTCGCAGACGCTACTGTGGCGGCGGCTGTTGTAGAAGCTGTGGCTGCTGACATCAACGCCCCAGAAATTGGTGCAAGCAAAAATTCAGGGAAACCAGATTTATCTAAAAGCTCTATGGTGACGTCTTTTAGGGTTGAATGTTTAATTATGCCTGCAACGGTACCGGTACTCAGTAAAAGAATAGCAATTTCTGTCATTTTAGACAGACCATATTGAATATATTCCTTAAAATATGACTGTTTACCCATAGCTAAACAGCCTATCGCTCCACCTAGTGGAAGGGCAATTAAGGGATCTACATAAATGCCGGTTATAGGACCTAAGGCCAAAAGAATTATTGCTATAACAGGTCCTGTCATTGATGAAAAAAATGATGGAAGCTCTTTTTCCAAATCTTCTTCGCCTGATTCTAAAATCTGCTCACCTTTTTTTATAAGAGTTTGAGCTAAGAAACAAGTTACTACTACTCCAAATATAGCAGGAATAATATTTGCAGCCATTAAAGAAGATAAGTCCACTCCGAAATTTTGTGAAGATACTATTGTGTTGGAGTTAGGTGAAATTATGTTTCCGGATTTTCCGCCCCCGATCATAGCCAAAAGTATAGACATTTTTGATACCTTCAAACGTTTTGCAATAGTTATTGCAATGGGAGATACTGTGATTACTGCTACAGAAATAAAAACTCCTACAGCTGTAAGGAGCATCGTAGCCAAAGCTAGGGCAAGTATGGATCTCTTACTACCTAATTTTTCGATAATTGTTTCAGCTATCTTTACTGCAGCTCCTGACTCTATCAATACTCCTGCCAACACTCCTGCAGTAAGTATTCTAAGAATAGCCGGGGTAATTCCTTTTGCTCCTTCTACCATCAATGACACTGTTTCTGGGAGAGAGGCTCCCCCTGTAACTCCACCAACAAAAGCACCTAAAATCAGGCTATATACAGGGTTATTCTTTTTTACTATCAATGTTATTGACAAAGCCAATCCTATCAGTGTTCCCAATGCTGATACTTGCATACTCCCTCCCTTTTAATTAGAAAAATAAGGTGATGTATTCAATACAACACACCACCTCATATCTTTTTTTGTACAAAATTTAAATTTTTTTGATAAAAAGAATCAGTTAAAGATATAACACTTTTAAATTATACCAATAAACCCTTATAAATTGCAATAATCTCTTCTGTACTAGGTTTATGATAAGTATCAGAAAAACTTCTGTTCTTAAAAGTATATTCTGCTATTTTATTTAGAGGAAAAACACTTAAATTGTGTTAAAATAAATATGGATAATTATTTGAGAGGTGAGTAATGAAAAAATTTATAATAGAACCCCAGTATAGTAACTATAAGATATCTCAGTATCTGAGAGAGGTAAAGGGGTACTCAGGAAGAAGCTTGAGAAACATAGAGTGTTATCTTGATGGAAAAAGAGTAAAGACAACCAAAAAACTACGAAAACTAAACCGTCTTGTAGTAAAGGAAAAGGATAAAGGTACTGACATGAAGCCTATCAAGATGGACTTAAATATAGTATATGAGGACAACAATCTTATCCTTATAGATAAAGAGCCCTATATCATAGTTCATCCCACGCAAAAGAAGGTGGATAAAACTCTAGCCCACGGAATAATTCATTATATACATGAAAAAACTGGAAAAATTTTGGCTCCTAGATTTTATAACAGGCTGGATATGAACACGACCGGAATTATTGTGGTGGCCAAAAATGCTTATACCCAGGCTTTTTTGCAGTATAAGGCAGAGGTCAAGAAATATTATCAAGCTATAGTAAAAGGTATAATTGAAGAAGATGAAATTATGATAGAAAAGCCTCTTGGAAAAGAAGGGGATGAACTCAGAAGAAAAGTGATGCCGGTGGAAAAAGGCGGACAGGATGCCAAAACCTTTGTAAAGGTAATAAAAAGATATCCTGAAAAAGATTTAAGCCTTGTAGAATTAGAACTTTTTACCGGAAGAACACACCAGATAAGAGCACATATGGAATCGTTGGGTCATCCGGTACTTGGAGATGAACTCTACGGTGCCAAAGATGACAGAGCCAGAAGGCAGATGTTGCACTCTTACAAATTAGAATTCACTAATCCTGACAACTTGCATCAGGAAACAGTAGAAATTGAGCTGCCAGAGGATATGAAAGAGGTTTTAGGATAAAAAACGGTTATCTATTGACCACAAAAAAGTTCAATTTTAAACCCTGCGTGATAATTGACAAAGGGTAGAAATTAGTATATAGTTTAGGTGTAGGATGTGATCAAAAAGTGTACACAAAAAATGAGTAATTTACATTCATTGCTTAAAAGCCGACAAAAAAATTTACATAAAACTGAATTTATTATATCAAGGGGGTATTTTTAAAATGGCAGTAAAAGTTGCAATTAACGGGTTTGGAAGAATAGGAAGACTAGCGTTCAGATTGATGTTTGATTCACCAGAATTTGAAATCGTAGCAATCAACGACCTTACAGACGCGGAAACTCTAGCTTACTTACTAAAATATGATACAGCACAAGGAAGATACAAATCTGATTCAATCGAAGCAATCGAAGGTGGAATCAAAGTAGACGGTAAAGAGTTAAAAATTTACGCAGAAAGAGATGCTAAAAACTTACCTTGGGGAGACTTAGGAGTAGACGTAGTATTAGAATGTACTGGATTCTACTGTTCTAAAGAAAAATCTCAGGCTCATATCGATGCAGGAGCTAAAAAAGTAGTTATATCTGCTCCAGCTTCAGGAGATCTTAAAACAGTTGTATTCAACGTAAATGACAGCGTTTTAGATGGTTCTGAAACTGTAATCTCAGGAGCTTCTTGTACTACAAACTGCTTAGCACCAGTTGCTAAAGTACTAAACGACAACTTCGGATTAGTAAAGGGATTCATGACTACTATCCATGCTTATACAAACGATCAAAATATCTTAGATGCACCACATGCTAAGCCTATATCTGCAAGAAGAGGAAGAGCAGGAGCAGCGAACATGGTTCCTACTTCTACAGGAGCAGCTGTAGCTGTTGGTAAAGTACTTCCTGAATTAAACGGAAAATTAGACGGTGGAGCAGTAAGAGTTCCAACTATTACTGGATCATGTGTTGACCTAGTAGTAGAATTAGAAAAAGAAGTAACTGCAGAAGCTATTAATGCAGCTATCAAAGCAGCAGCTAACGAAACTTTAGGTTACACAGAAGACCCAATCGTATCTTCTGATACAATCGGAATGGAGTTCGGATCATTATTTGATGCTGCATGCACAAAGGTAATGACTGTAGACGGAAAGCAACTTGTAAAATTACTAACTTGGTATGACAACGAGATGTCTTACACTGCTCAATTAGTAAGAACTTGTAAGAAATTTGCTTCTTTATAAGAAGAAACAAAATAAATAGAATCTAAATAGAATAGCGGAACTTTCGAGTTCCGCTTTTTTTAAAGACATTATTATTTAAAAAAATTTCAAATATCCAGGGAGGCAGATTAATGGCAAAGAAAATTGTTACAGATTTAGAATTAAAAGGTAAAAAAGTACTTATGAGAGTAGACTTCAACGTACCACTAAAAGATGGAAAAATAACAAATGACAATAGAATCACTGCAGCTCTTCCAACAATACAGTATGTACTAGACCAGGGAGCCAGTGTAATTGCTTTTTCTCATCTAGGAAGAGTAAAAACTGAAGAGGATAAGGCTGGTAAGTCAATGGCACCAGTTGCAGCAAGATTAACTGAACTATTAGGAAAAGAAGTTAAATTCGTTCCTGAAACAAGAGGGGCGGATCTTGAAGCGGCTGTATCTGAGATAAAGCCAGGTGAGATCATGATGTTTGAAAATACAAGATTTGAAGATATAGATGGTAAAAAAGAATCTAAAAATGATCCTGAATTAGGTAAATACTGGGCTTCCCTTGGAGATGTCTTTGTAAATGACGCATTTGGAACAGCTCACAGAGCTCATGCTTCAAATGTGGGAATAGCATCAAACATCGAAGAATCAGCTGCAGGGTTCCTTATGGAAAAGGAGATTAAATTTATAGGTGGAGCAGTAGACGCTCCTGAAAGACCACTTGTTGCAATTTTAGGTGGAGCTAAAGTTTCAGACAAAATCGCAGTTATTGAAAATCTTATCGCTAAGGCTGACAAGATTATCGTAGGTGGAGGAATGATGTTTACATTCCTAAAGGCAAAGGGACTAAGCATAGGAAAATCTCTTTGTGAAGAGGACAAACTTGATCTAGCTAAAGAACTCATGGAAAAAGCTGGAGACAAGCTAATACTTCCAATAGATACCGTAGCAGCTAAAGCATTTGCAGCTGATGCAGAGCACAGAACAGTTGCAGTAGCAGATATGGCAGAAGATGAGATGGGACTAGATATAGGGGCAGCGTCTATAGAGCTTTTCACAAAAGCACTAGAAGGTTCAAAAACTGTTGTTTGGAATGGACCTATGGGAGTATTTGAAATGCCTGCTTTTGCAAAAGGGACTATAGGAGTTTGTGAGGCAATTGCAAACCTTGATGGAGCAACTACAATAATAGGTGGAGGAGACTCTGCTACAGCAGCAATTGATCTAGGATTTGCTGATAAATTTACTCATATCTCAACAGGTGGAGGAGCGTCTCTTGAGTATTTAGAAGGGAAATTACTTCCAGGGGTAGAATCTATTTCTGAGTGTTAATTTATTTATAAATATATTTTATAAAGTGCGGCTTAGGTCGCACTTTTTTTGTTTTTTTATTTATAGGGTATATCCATGGAATGTTAATAAAAATAAGTTTTTTGGATTAAAATATGCTATAAAAAAATATTTTACTTGAAATTTTATTTTTCAAAGGTTATATTTAAGGTGATGCAATAAGTCAAAAAAATCATGAAATGGGAGAGAATTATGAAAAGAAAATTTTATATGCTTTCAGGAACAGCCTTGTTACTTGCTCTCACAGCATGTAGTAATGGAGATATCAAAGAGGATACAGAATTATCAATAAAAAAACCAAAAGATTTTAAACTTGTAGTGGCACATATCAACGACACCCACGGAAGAGTGGAAGAAGGGAAATATGACGGAATGGGTTTTCCTAGAATTTCAACGGTGTTAAAGGACCTCAGAAAGGAAAATGACAATGTTCTTTTTCTTGATGCAGGAGACACTATACACGGAACAACA
This window encodes:
- a CDS encoding RluA family pseudouridine synthase, which gives rise to MKKFIIEPQYSNYKISQYLREVKGYSGRSLRNIECYLDGKRVKTTKKLRKLNRLVVKEKDKGTDMKPIKMDLNIVYEDNNLILIDKEPYIIVHPTQKKVDKTLAHGIIHYIHEKTGKILAPRFYNRLDMNTTGIIVVAKNAYTQAFLQYKAEVKKYYQAIVKGIIEEDEIMIEKPLGKEGDELRRKVMPVEKGGQDAKTFVKVIKRYPEKDLSLVELELFTGRTHQIRAHMESLGHPVLGDELYGAKDDRARRQMLHSYKLEFTNPDNLHQETVEIELPEDMKEVLG
- the gap gene encoding type I glyceraldehyde-3-phosphate dehydrogenase, which codes for MAVKVAINGFGRIGRLAFRLMFDSPEFEIVAINDLTDAETLAYLLKYDTAQGRYKSDSIEAIEGGIKVDGKELKIYAERDAKNLPWGDLGVDVVLECTGFYCSKEKSQAHIDAGAKKVVISAPASGDLKTVVFNVNDSVLDGSETVISGASCTTNCLAPVAKVLNDNFGLVKGFMTTIHAYTNDQNILDAPHAKPISARRGRAGAANMVPTSTGAAVAVGKVLPELNGKLDGGAVRVPTITGSCVDLVVELEKEVTAEAINAAIKAAANETLGYTEDPIVSSDTIGMEFGSLFDAACTKVMTVDGKQLVKLLTWYDNEMSYTAQLVRTCKKFASL
- a CDS encoding GntP family permease; the protein is MQVSALGTLIGLALSITLIVKKNNPVYSLILGAFVGGVTGGASLPETVSLMVEGAKGITPAILRILTAGVLAGVLIESGAAVKIAETIIEKLGSKRSILALALATMLLTAVGVFISVAVITVSPIAITIAKRLKVSKMSILLAMIGGGKSGNIISPNSNTIVSSQNFGVDLSSLMAANIIPAIFGVVVTCFLAQTLIKKGEQILESGEEDLEKELPSFFSSMTGPVIAIILLALGPITGIYVDPLIALPLGGAIGCLAMGKQSYFKEYIQYGLSKMTEIAILLLSTGTVAGIIKHSTLKDVTIELLDKSGFPEFLLAPISGALMSAATASTTAAATVASATFSTAIVAAGVKSLYGAAMLHAGATVFDHLPHGSFFHTTASCTSTNLEERFKLIPYESAIGFTLTLFSTLIYGLIL
- a CDS encoding phosphoglycerate kinase — encoded protein: MAKKIVTDLELKGKKVLMRVDFNVPLKDGKITNDNRITAALPTIQYVLDQGASVIAFSHLGRVKTEEDKAGKSMAPVAARLTELLGKEVKFVPETRGADLEAAVSEIKPGEIMMFENTRFEDIDGKKESKNDPELGKYWASLGDVFVNDAFGTAHRAHASNVGIASNIEESAAGFLMEKEIKFIGGAVDAPERPLVAILGGAKVSDKIAVIENLIAKADKIIVGGGMMFTFLKAKGLSIGKSLCEEDKLDLAKELMEKAGDKLILPIDTVAAKAFAADAEHRTVAVADMAEDEMGLDIGAASIELFTKALEGSKTVVWNGPMGVFEMPAFAKGTIGVCEAIANLDGATTIIGGGDSATAAIDLGFADKFTHISTGGGASLEYLEGKLLPGVESISEC